The following are from one region of the Clostridia bacterium genome:
- the hpt gene encoding hypoxanthine phosphoribosyltransferase, whose protein sequence is MDNSRDIDRILIGAEEIQKKVAELGQKITEDYLGKDLLVVGILKGAIIFLSDLVRHINIPLTLDFVAVTSYGTSTSSSGVVRILKDLDTPVEGRHVLIVEDIVDTGLTLRYLVRTLQARRPASIRTCTFLDKPSRRTVKMHPDYNGFEIPDVFVVGYGLDYAEKYRHLPFLAVLKPEVYK, encoded by the coding sequence ATGGACAATAGCCGTGACATCGACCGCATCTTGATCGGAGCGGAAGAAATTCAAAAAAAAGTAGCAGAATTGGGGCAGAAGATCACCGAAGACTACTTGGGCAAGGACCTTCTGGTGGTCGGGATCTTGAAGGGAGCCATAATTTTCCTGTCGGATCTGGTGCGGCACATCAATATCCCCCTAACTTTGGACTTTGTGGCCGTCACCAGTTATGGCACCAGCACCAGTTCCTCCGGGGTGGTGCGCATCTTAAAGGACCTGGATACTCCGGTGGAGGGTCGCCACGTTCTAATCGTGGAGGACATTGTCGACACCGGCCTTACCCTGCGCTATTTGGTGCGCACCTTGCAGGCCCGGCGCCCGGCCAGCATTCGTACCTGTACGTTTTTGGATAAACCTAGCCGGCGAACGGTAAAGATGCATCCCGACTATAACGGCTTTGAGATTCCCGATGTCTTTGTGGTGGGCTACGGCCTGGACTATGCGGAGAAGTACCGCCACCTGCCCTTTCTGGCGGTACTAAAACCGGAGGTATATAAGTAA